The sequence TCATGAGAAATTTTTTACTGTTTCTACTTCTCTTCGGACTAGGATCCACTCAGTGGGTTTAGTTAGAAATTTTAGAGCGGTGCCTTAAGCAAGAAATTTGAGAGCAGTACCTTCGGCCAAATTACCTAGCTATTCAACCAATTCAATTCCTGTACAGATGTATAGAGTCAAAATGTTTCTACATTTTTAACTGCAGTGAATCTTTCTCTTCTATCATGTGTTCATTACATCTGGGTTCTGTACATAGACTCATAGTGGTCTCAATATGTGTCTTACTTTTCTTTGGTTACTAATGTTTAATTTGCTTTCGATATATCTGTGGATGTTTAGATGTATGTGGCAAAAGTGTTAGGAGGTGAAATTGCATTCTTTGCAATTATTGTTGGTGTTACCATGGGTGTGTTTCACACTGTAAAATCAAGAGGTACATTCGTTGGTATCTTCTGTCTCATCTTCAACATTCTGATGTACGCCATGCCACTCGACAACATGGTAAGCATTCTAGTTTAATGCTTCTACTTACACAAGATCTTTAGGATGGGTTGTATGATCGGACATGAAGGTTTTCTCTTAATTTCTCTAGATGATATATTTGTTTGTTTCTGCAgttattggttatcagaacaaaGAGTACTGAATACTTGCCATTTTGGCTTCTACTCGCCAATTTCCTGAACGGTGGCTGTTGGTTGACATATGCCTTGCTTCGATTCGATCTCTTCATCTTTGTAAGCAAAACGTGCATCTATAGAAATCTGCCGTTCcgcctttatttattttttaactaTTGGGATTTGTTGCTAATTACAAAGACTAATCAAATGCAAATTGGTTTGCCCTTTCTGTATTTCACAGATCAGTAACGGTTCTGGAATGATACTCGGTTTAAGTCAGCTGATTTTGTTTGCGGTATTCTACAACAAGAAACCAAGGAACACTGATGATAAGCCTGGCAACGTACAAATGTCTTCCAGTGTCTAACCAGTCGCCAAACTCGATGGAGATAAAGCTAAGACTCAACGCATCACCAGTACTGTTTTGCCGCCTGTTTGAAGTTGCATTTGCTCAGTTTTGTTCTTAATAAGGATGCAGACTGGGAGCACATCATTCCTCATTTCTTTATGTTGGTGATTTGTTTTCGCATCTTAAAAAACCTTTCTGGTCAACTTCTTGTGATTGGGAGATGTTTCTATTGCGGTTGATATTCAGTTTGTAGAGTAGTTTTATTTCTACTTTCAAAGATGTTCTTTATAATTCTTTTCTCATATCTGAATTAATAAG comes from Papaver somniferum cultivar HN1 chromosome 7, ASM357369v1, whole genome shotgun sequence and encodes:
- the LOC113293590 gene encoding bidirectional sugar transporter SWEET6b-like — encoded protein: MVTADAARNVVGVIGNVISFGLFASPSPTFYDIIKRGAVEDYSPNPYLATILNCALWVFYGLPFIHPHSILVVTINGVGLVMEFAYIVCYLMYATKKQRMYVAKVLGGEIAFFAIIVGVTMGVFHTVKSRGTFVGIFCLIFNILMYAMPLDNMLLVIRTKSTEYLPFWLLLANFLNGGCWLTYALLRFDLFIFISNGSGMILGLSQLILFAVFYNKKPRNTDDKPGNVQMSSSV